A DNA window from Sphingopyxis macrogoltabida contains the following coding sequences:
- a CDS encoding nucleotidyltransferase and HEPN domain-containing protein produces MRTNIDHIPPQKRRDLERVVQIIFEEFEDALALATQQWKKRGRIEKIILYGSYARGDWVDEPHTAKGYRSDFDLLIIVNDKRLTDRVDYWLKADDRLTRELAITQTIKTPVNFIVHTIQEVNDGLAHGRYFFMDVRRDGIALYQTVDDELHEPKPKTPESALAMAEEYFEDWFPGAMQKYEGAKFHIEKRHLKPAAFDLHQTAEMLYHCILLVETFYTPHVHNLIFLRKQAERIDRRLVDAWPRETRADRARFEKLKDAYVKARYSKLCRVRHNFDYAERHTMPSGRGRSRLSSNFAVIGSA; encoded by the coding sequence ATGCGGACGAACATTGACCACATCCCTCCCCAGAAGCGTCGAGACCTTGAGCGGGTCGTCCAGATTATCTTCGAAGAATTCGAGGATGCGCTGGCACTGGCAACGCAGCAATGGAAGAAACGCGGTCGTATCGAGAAAATTATTCTCTATGGCAGCTATGCCCGCGGCGACTGGGTGGACGAGCCGCACACGGCCAAGGGCTATCGGTCGGACTTCGACCTGCTGATCATCGTCAACGATAAAAGGCTGACGGATCGCGTCGATTATTGGTTGAAGGCCGACGATCGCTTGACGCGAGAACTGGCAATCACCCAGACGATCAAGACACCGGTGAACTTCATCGTGCACACAATCCAGGAGGTGAATGACGGCTTGGCGCATGGCCGCTATTTCTTCATGGACGTCCGGCGCGACGGCATCGCGCTCTATCAGACAGTCGACGATGAACTCCACGAACCGAAGCCAAAGACGCCGGAATCGGCGCTGGCGATGGCGGAGGAGTATTTCGAAGACTGGTTTCCTGGCGCGATGCAAAAATACGAAGGTGCAAAGTTTCATATCGAAAAGCGGCACTTAAAGCCGGCTGCATTTGACCTGCATCAGACCGCTGAGATGCTTTACCATTGCATACTTCTGGTCGAGACTTTCTACACGCCGCATGTCCATAATCTGATTTTCCTCCGCAAGCAGGCCGAGCGGATTGATCGTCGCCTTGTCGATGCTTGGCCGCGCGAGACGCGTGCTGACCGGGCGCGGTTCGAGAAGCTGAAGGACGCCTATGTGAAGGCGCGCTATTCGAAATTATGCCGAGTTCGGCATAACTTTGATTATGCCGAGCGCCACACTATGCCGAGCGGGCGCGGTAGGTCCCGGCTTTCCAGCAACTTTGCGGTGATCGGCTCGGCATAG
- a CDS encoding GntR family transcriptional regulator, with protein MSPAHVHEPTYSATKHRLMTGAWSAGVRIEAARLADEIGVSITPVRDALNRLAGERMVDFIAGEGFRVPLYSEAELRDLFGLNRLLLLAAVGKAGLPRDGNQNMGDIADRSSRLFLRLASYSANGEIVAAVGALNDRLHRTRMLELEVFADAADELSELETMASERHDRRIFRDLLGRYHERRRHEAGTFARLLSSTVSR; from the coding sequence ATGAGTCCCGCCCATGTGCATGAGCCGACCTATTCCGCGACCAAGCATCGGCTGATGACCGGCGCCTGGTCTGCTGGCGTTCGGATCGAAGCAGCGCGGCTCGCGGACGAGATCGGCGTCAGCATCACACCAGTACGCGATGCCCTCAATCGGCTTGCCGGGGAACGCATGGTGGATTTCATCGCGGGGGAAGGATTTCGCGTTCCGCTGTATAGCGAGGCCGAGCTACGCGATCTCTTTGGACTCAATCGCCTGCTGCTGCTCGCGGCCGTCGGCAAGGCTGGGCTTCCACGCGACGGCAACCAGAATATGGGTGATATCGCGGACCGCTCGAGCCGCCTCTTCCTTCGGCTGGCGAGTTACTCGGCAAATGGAGAAATCGTCGCCGCGGTGGGCGCACTCAACGACCGATTGCATCGGACGCGTATGCTCGAACTCGAGGTATTCGCCGACGCGGCGGACGAACTTTCCGAGCTTGAGACGATGGCCAGCGAGAGACACGACCGCCGCATCTTTCGGGACCTCCTGGGACGCTATCACGAACGACGCAGACATGAAGCGGGCACCTTTGCGCGTTTGCTCAGCAGCACCGTTTCGCGATAG
- a CDS encoding phytanoyl-CoA dioxygenase family protein: MTYMSSEELTARLVECGYCIVPDVLPTATIDAFNADLDPVFAATPFGQGRFYGYRTKRFGGLLKRSAHAETLALEPTTLGAVQAILGSACDRIQLNVAQAIEIHPGETRQFPHRDHDMWNGAKGEHEYLINVIWPLTPFTADNGATQIYPYSHGRDGMEKEDVGDPIAAICDPGSAICFLGSTAHGAGPNLTQSVRRGVVIGYSLGWLKPYENLWLSYPPNIARKFSPELAALAGYAQHRPNLGNYEGQCPSILLDDNVPDHIGAIDALRPDQEAMLADYFRASAG; encoded by the coding sequence ATGACATATATGTCTTCCGAAGAACTGACCGCCCGGCTGGTCGAATGCGGCTATTGCATCGTCCCGGACGTTTTGCCGACCGCGACGATCGATGCATTCAATGCCGACCTCGATCCCGTCTTCGCGGCGACGCCTTTCGGCCAGGGGCGCTTCTACGGCTACCGCACCAAGCGGTTCGGCGGGCTCTTGAAGCGATCTGCCCATGCTGAAACGCTCGCCCTGGAGCCGACGACCCTCGGCGCCGTTCAAGCCATACTCGGCAGCGCGTGCGACCGGATTCAGCTCAATGTGGCGCAAGCGATCGAAATCCATCCCGGTGAGACGCGGCAGTTTCCCCATCGCGATCATGACATGTGGAATGGCGCCAAGGGCGAGCATGAATATCTGATCAACGTCATCTGGCCGCTTACTCCATTCACGGCTGATAACGGCGCGACCCAAATCTATCCCTATAGCCACGGCCGCGACGGGATGGAGAAGGAGGATGTCGGCGACCCGATTGCCGCGATCTGCGATCCGGGTTCAGCAATTTGCTTCCTTGGCTCGACCGCGCACGGCGCCGGGCCCAATTTGACCCAATCGGTACGCCGCGGGGTGGTCATCGGCTACAGTCTCGGATGGCTCAAGCCCTATGAGAATCTGTGGCTTTCCTATCCGCCGAATATCGCCCGCAAATTCTCACCCGAACTCGCCGCGCTCGCGGGATATGCGCAGCACCGCCCCAACCTCGGCAATTATGAAGGGCAATGCCCATCGATATTGCTGGACGACAATGTTCCCGACCATATCGGTGCGATCGATGCGTTGCGCCCCGATCAGGAGGCGATGCTTGCCGATTATTTCCGGGCGTCGGCGGGCTGA
- a CDS encoding acyl-homoserine-lactone synthase, with protein MPTPTTRTPEVSENDVLRAMFAARKEVFVDLLKWDLPVLDGRFEIDQFDTPAAHYLILADEWGRHRASARLLPTDSSHLLGDLYPFLCDGPVPAGPNVREITRFCLDRNQTAGERRMARNQLVTALAEHALATGITDYTGVAEIGWLQQILQFGWLCRPLGRPLRQDGRTLAALHIQIDERTIDGLKRGGVFEPLTFALFGQQELVE; from the coding sequence ATGCCTACCCCTACCACGCGGACGCCAGAGGTGTCCGAGAACGATGTGCTGCGCGCCATGTTCGCGGCCCGCAAAGAGGTGTTCGTCGACCTGCTAAAATGGGACTTACCCGTTCTGGACGGCCGGTTCGAGATCGACCAGTTCGATACTCCGGCGGCCCATTATCTGATTCTGGCCGACGAATGGGGTCGCCACCGCGCATCCGCGCGGCTGCTGCCAACCGACAGCTCGCATCTGCTCGGCGACCTGTATCCCTTTCTCTGCGACGGGCCCGTCCCCGCAGGGCCGAATGTCAGGGAGATCACTCGCTTTTGCCTCGACCGGAATCAGACAGCCGGCGAGAGGCGCATGGCGCGAAACCAACTCGTAACCGCGCTTGCCGAGCATGCCTTGGCGACCGGCATCACGGATTACACTGGGGTCGCCGAAATCGGCTGGCTCCAACAAATTCTTCAATTCGGATGGCTGTGCCGGCCGCTCGGAAGGCCCTTACGCCAGGACGGGAGAACGCTCGCTGCCCTCCATATTCAGATCGACGAGCGCACGATCGATGGCCTGAAGCGCGGCGGCGTCTTCGAACCGCTGACATTCGCACTGTTCGGCCAGCAGGAGTTGGTGGAATGA
- a CDS encoding LuxR family transcriptional regulator: protein MTRLAPTKAHHIRINVYAETYHRWRNDPRLRRGAAKERSHRAIQHLFQPLGIEHSCSAIVDEGKEPNSMTLGATCGMAGWERALGRSMIMRLHLMEDLVSEICSVDDEDELHAALMTAARRMCFDHFALVYDRRAGDEAEANLLIHDYPDAWANVYVDFDLGGADPVRRAGERSLVGFEWQHLPDLVPMTEGDRHMLAVGRENGVGDGFTVPRHLPGEASGSCSFAVRPNREIPREMLHVAEIVGAFALASARRIVGVAPVRERPVLSKRQRECVLWSARGKSQAEIAAILGISEETVNQHLRTARDRYAVHCRQALILCALFDGLIGFGDIIRWARPAVH, encoded by the coding sequence ATGACGAGGCTCGCCCCGACCAAGGCACACCACATTCGCATCAATGTCTATGCCGAGACTTATCACCGCTGGCGGAACGACCCACGCCTTCGTCGGGGCGCAGCAAAGGAGAGAAGCCACCGAGCTATTCAGCATCTATTTCAACCGCTCGGTATCGAGCATTCATGTTCAGCGATCGTCGATGAAGGAAAGGAACCGAATTCGATGACATTAGGAGCGACCTGCGGGATGGCGGGTTGGGAACGCGCCCTCGGTCGATCAATGATCATGCGATTGCATTTGATGGAAGATCTGGTTTCAGAAATTTGTTCCGTAGATGACGAAGATGAACTTCATGCAGCGCTGATGACCGCAGCGCGTCGAATGTGTTTCGATCATTTTGCCTTGGTCTATGATCGGCGAGCCGGCGACGAAGCCGAAGCCAATTTGCTGATCCATGACTATCCGGACGCTTGGGCGAATGTCTATGTCGACTTCGACCTCGGGGGCGCCGATCCGGTGCGCCGGGCAGGAGAACGATCGCTAGTCGGCTTCGAGTGGCAGCATCTGCCTGATCTCGTCCCCATGACCGAAGGCGATCGGCATATGCTGGCGGTGGGACGCGAAAACGGCGTCGGCGACGGCTTCACGGTCCCCCGGCATTTGCCGGGCGAGGCCAGTGGATCGTGCTCTTTCGCCGTTCGTCCGAACCGGGAGATCCCTCGCGAAATGCTTCATGTCGCCGAAATTGTCGGCGCCTTTGCATTGGCCAGCGCGCGGCGGATCGTCGGGGTCGCGCCCGTGCGCGAGCGTCCAGTCCTGAGCAAGCGCCAGCGAGAATGCGTCCTCTGGTCTGCTCGCGGCAAGTCCCAGGCCGAAATTGCCGCCATCCTTGGAATAAGCGAGGAGACAGTCAATCAGCATCTTAGAACGGCGCGCGATCGATATGCGGTGCATTGTCGGCAGGCGCTCATCCTTTGCGCGCTGTTCGACGGATTGATCGGCTTCGGCGACATCATCCGGTGGGCGCGGCCCGCCGTTCACTGA
- a CDS encoding JAB domain-containing protein, producing the protein MASSATLTAERQRSVLAKFIAIVAPEQSQQLASALLAEFHTLNRICSQSKESLARICGKSSAVPGLLLGARALMLEGSRGELGKRIIDPGDQKLLRHLIATMGSLQDETLRILFLDGIGRLIADEQVQRGTVHQLVIYPRPIFRRAMEHNAASLILVHNHPSGDATPSEEDLIATRALVQISRSLDIEIVEHIVVTNSECRRIMKSRPRPNTTAKSAGQHLRDSASDRSSSEQARTDQALANARRAVRRRLLRQQLFGSPEILGEPAWDMLVELFIHECEDKPISTGSLCGAVERPLSSAMRVLQKLCDAELIYRAEDPSDGRRQFVRLAPSVAHRLHAYFSEGGET; encoded by the coding sequence ATGGCGTCATCAGCAACGCTTACAGCAGAACGGCAGCGATCCGTCCTGGCGAAATTCATCGCGATCGTCGCCCCTGAGCAAAGCCAGCAATTAGCAAGCGCGCTCCTCGCAGAGTTTCACACCCTCAATCGAATCTGTTCGCAGTCGAAGGAAAGTCTGGCCCGGATTTGCGGGAAAAGCAGCGCGGTGCCTGGACTCCTGTTAGGCGCGCGCGCCTTAATGCTCGAAGGGTCGCGCGGGGAACTGGGAAAGCGAATAATCGATCCAGGCGACCAGAAGCTGTTGCGGCATCTGATTGCCACGATGGGCTCGCTCCAGGATGAAACCCTCCGTATCCTCTTTCTGGATGGCATTGGCCGGCTGATTGCCGATGAGCAAGTGCAACGCGGAACGGTGCACCAGCTCGTAATTTATCCTCGGCCAATCTTTCGCCGGGCGATGGAACATAACGCCGCGAGCCTCATCCTCGTTCACAATCACCCCAGTGGGGATGCGACGCCCAGCGAGGAGGACCTGATTGCAACACGCGCGCTGGTACAGATTTCCCGATCGCTCGACATAGAAATCGTCGAACACATCGTTGTCACGAACTCCGAGTGCCGGCGAATAATGAAGTCGCGCCCGCGACCGAATACAACCGCCAAATCGGCAGGCCAGCACTTGAGAGACAGCGCTTCCGATCGATCGAGCTCGGAGCAAGCGCGAACGGATCAAGCGCTTGCTAACGCCCGACGCGCTGTCCGACGGCGCCTGTTAAGGCAGCAGTTATTCGGCTCGCCAGAAATTCTCGGCGAACCAGCATGGGATATGCTGGTTGAGCTCTTCATCCATGAGTGCGAGGACAAACCGATATCGACCGGATCGCTATGCGGGGCGGTCGAGCGTCCTCTGAGCAGCGCGATGCGGGTCCTGCAAAAGCTGTGCGACGCCGAACTCATTTATCGCGCCGAAGATCCCAGCGACGGCAGGCGACAATTTGTACGGCTCGCGCCCTCGGTCGCGCACCGACTGCATGCCTATTTCTCCGAAGGCGGCGAGACATGA
- a CDS encoding sigma factor-like helix-turn-helix DNA-binding protein, whose translation MDELGSRESDDAERWSRLTEKQRACLDLLVERKTSKQIARELGIAKVTVDQRIRAARNILSASDRDETAIIYSRLKPIYDRVIYDPVDLPQPQNSVPSIDTNGSAFKAIALSEHMTSVVEPPRRPSPFKDLWRHDHATKSRLLITVTIAVSAAIIALVGLAIALVLTQLISV comes from the coding sequence ATGGACGAATTGGGATCGCGAGAATCGGATGATGCCGAACGCTGGTCTCGGCTGACCGAGAAGCAGCGTGCTTGCCTCGATCTGCTCGTCGAGCGCAAAACGTCAAAACAAATCGCCCGCGAACTCGGCATTGCGAAGGTGACCGTCGATCAGCGCATCAGGGCGGCCCGCAATATTCTCAGCGCTTCCGACCGCGATGAAACGGCGATCATCTATTCCCGGCTAAAGCCGATATATGATCGGGTGATATATGATCCGGTAGACCTTCCCCAACCCCAGAACAGCGTGCCAAGCATCGACACGAACGGAAGTGCATTCAAGGCCATCGCACTGAGCGAGCACATGACGTCAGTGGTTGAGCCGCCGAGGCGCCCATCACCGTTCAAGGATCTATGGAGGCATGATCATGCCACGAAGAGCAGGTTACTGATCACCGTGACCATAGCGGTCTCTGCGGCGATCATAGCACTCGTCGGGCTTGCGATTGCATTGGTGCTTACGCAGCTGATTTCCGTCTGA
- a CDS encoding DksA/TraR family C4-type zinc finger protein, with protein MADGWAHDGAVQEQIEDTVADAVKIARSRIASGEGTRFCEDCGMEIPAARRKAMPSSRTCVSCQDKRDASIRPAGSNRRGSKDSQLR; from the coding sequence ATGGCGGACGGCTGGGCACATGACGGTGCTGTGCAGGAACAGATCGAGGATACAGTTGCCGATGCGGTCAAGATCGCGCGTTCACGCATCGCGTCGGGCGAAGGGACGCGCTTCTGCGAGGACTGCGGCATGGAAATTCCCGCCGCGCGCCGCAAGGCGATGCCATCGAGCCGGACCTGCGTTTCCTGTCAGGACAAACGCGATGCGTCGATCCGGCCAGCGGGCTCCAATCGCCGCGGCAGCAAGGACAGCCAGTTGCGCTGA
- a CDS encoding DUF6961 family protein, translated as MGAKADNDLWGQALAIESQYGDRGPEVITTMIDDLRRSGDHSGAAFWTKVAVCLTDLHEIRYVGSIASPAADGRRIAARAAAQGQSGPTRQHPDAAASRPNPAPETRTDN; from the coding sequence ATGGGTGCCAAGGCCGACAACGACCTTTGGGGCCAAGCGCTCGCCATCGAATCTCAATATGGCGATCGCGGACCCGAGGTTATCACGACAATGATCGACGATTTGCGCCGCTCGGGTGATCACTCGGGCGCCGCGTTCTGGACGAAGGTAGCCGTTTGCCTGACGGATCTCCATGAAATCCGCTACGTCGGCAGCATAGCATCGCCGGCGGCAGACGGTCGGCGGATTGCCGCCCGTGCCGCCGCGCAGGGACAGTCCGGGCCGACGAGACAGCACCCCGATGCGGCTGCCTCGCGTCCGAATCCGGCGCCGGAAACTAGAACGGATAATTGA
- a CDS encoding PRC-barrel domain-containing protein, with product MADTDIATDETSRLIASNKVEGTAVYNRDREKLGSIYNFMVTKREGRVEYAALQFGGLFGLGSDYYPLPWDVLTYDTEQGGYVVDLDKKVLEQAPRYGADSEPTFDRDYGREVYGYYGINYPF from the coding sequence ATGGCTGACACGGACATCGCCACGGACGAAACCAGCCGCCTGATCGCCTCGAACAAGGTGGAAGGCACCGCCGTCTACAACCGCGACCGCGAGAAGCTCGGATCGATCTACAATTTCATGGTCACGAAGCGCGAAGGTCGCGTCGAATATGCGGCCCTCCAGTTCGGCGGTCTATTCGGTCTTGGCAGCGATTATTATCCGCTGCCCTGGGACGTCCTGACTTACGACACCGAACAGGGCGGCTATGTCGTTGATCTCGACAAGAAGGTTCTCGAACAGGCGCCGCGTTATGGCGCCGATAGCGAGCCGACCTTTGATCGCGACTATGGCCGCGAGGTCTACGGCTACTATGGGATCAATTATCCGTTCTAG